The Triticum aestivum cultivar Chinese Spring chromosome 7B, IWGSC CS RefSeq v2.1, whole genome shotgun sequence genome window below encodes:
- the LOC123157534 gene encoding uncharacterized protein: MWCHGVPEPTGERKKTHDDLAFHHHLQRSTSSAPPHRRAAACRQRPSAVRLPHRYGFPPPATLDVGATPSPIPSLSPRPDVVVLHHQPSPCVFLLKRRYPPSLLSLADVPCSGNGKKQFQTVCLASQSQVSRRESVPLLPNALLHLARAPAPPITRRSTEQFDGRCPAACSSVLLCPIDFNHHLARQMSLFKEFKYGRGAADGWMLANTKVAHGRSEIFHLLLALVKTLGDYKAVMGEVLGKHNKALEHQVLPITSADAKVVQPVAQNKQVYLKQGHCPSPEKRKAIVHLQRSARPIAH; encoded by the exons ATGTGGTGTCATGGGGTTCC TGAACCAACGGGGGAAAGAAAAAAAACGCACGACGACCTCGCCTTCCATCACCACCTCCAGCGCTCCACCTCCAGCGCGCCGCCGCATCGACGCGCAGCCGCCTGCCGCCAACGCCCCTCCGCCGTGCGCCTTCCCCACCGCTATGGCTTTCCACCACCGGCGACACTCGATGTTGGCGCCACACCTTCCCCCATCCCCTCTCTCTCGCCACgacccgacgtcgtcgtcctccaccACCAGCCCAGCCCTTGCGTCTTCCTCTTAAAGCGACGCTACCCACCCTCCCTCCTCTCTTTGGCCGACGTCCCGTGCTCCGGCAACGGCAAAAAACAGTTCCAAACCGTCTGCCTCGCCTCTCAATCACAGGTGAGCCGACGGGAGTCGGTTCCTCTCCTCCCCAATGCTCTTCTTCACCTGGCCAGAGCACCTGCTCCTCCCATCACGCGCAGATCGACGGAGCAGTTCGATGGTCGTTGCCCAGCTGCGTGCAGTTCAGTACTCCTCTGCCCCATCGACTTCAACCACCATCTCGCCAG ACAAATGAGCTTGTTTAAGGAATTCAAGTATGGACGTGGAGCAGCAGATGGATGGATGTTAGCCAACACAAAAGTTGCACACGGCAGGTCTGAGATCTTCCACTTGCTACTCGCTCTTGTCAAGACATTAGGTGATTATAAGGCTGTCATGGGTGAAGTGTTGGGGAAGCATAACAAGGCTCTGGAGCATCAAGTTCTTCCAATTACTTCTGCAGATGCCAAAGTAGTTCAGCCAGTTGCCCAAAATAAGCAAGTCTACCTTAAG CAAGGCCATTGTCCATCTCCAGAGAAGCGCAAGGCCATTGTCCATCTCCAGAGAAGCGCAAGGCCAATAGCCCACTAG